From Nitrosopumilus sp., a single genomic window includes:
- a CDS encoding NAD(+)/NADH kinase encodes MKLQKVAVVSKVGSKDSEQAAKNVAKKFLAKKSKVFTISPIEVEGAKQIETLEELKKEKLDLVITLGGDGTTLRVFRNLENETPILTINVGGNRGILAEITIEEIDDAIEQILKDNFFLDKRTRVVASCGGKEFPPALNEIYISRTNLTKTAEIKIKFQDDTVKQKMDGVIIATPSGSTGHSFSLGGPILHESLDVLIITPVAPVYRLASLIVPDEKIEITCSHDCNIAMDAQVVKTAGYEEPITIKKYKKPAVFLRLKKRGLRQMSKLGF; translated from the coding sequence TTGAAATTACAAAAAGTGGCAGTGGTAAGCAAGGTAGGATCTAAAGACTCAGAACAAGCTGCAAAAAATGTCGCAAAGAAATTTTTGGCAAAAAAATCCAAAGTATTTACAATTTCTCCAATCGAAGTAGAAGGAGCAAAACAAATTGAAACATTAGAAGAATTGAAAAAAGAAAAACTAGATTTGGTAATTACCCTCGGAGGAGACGGGACAACTCTTAGAGTATTTAGAAATTTAGAAAATGAAACACCAATTTTGACAATAAATGTAGGCGGAAACAGGGGAATATTAGCAGAAATCACTATCGAGGAAATTGATGACGCAATTGAACAAATTTTAAAAGATAATTTCTTTTTAGATAAAAGAACTAGAGTTGTTGCATCATGTGGCGGAAAAGAATTTCCACCCGCACTAAATGAAATTTACATTTCACGAACTAATTTAACAAAGACAGCAGAAATTAAAATTAAATTTCAAGATGACACAGTCAAACAAAAAATGGATGGAGTGATAATTGCAACTCCAAGTGGATCCACAGGACATTCATTTTCACTTGGAGGCCCAATTTTACATGAAAGTTTAGATGTTTTAATCATAACGCCAGTTGCACCAGTATACAGACTAGCATCATTAATTGTTCCAGATGAAAAAATTGAAATCACGTGTTCTCATGATTGTAATATAGCTATGGATGCACAAGTTGTTAAAACAGCAGGATATGAAGAACCAATTACAATAAAAAAATATAAAAAACCAGCAGTCTTTCTTAGATTAAAGAAAAGAGGACTGAGACAGATGAGCAAACTTGGATTTTAG
- a CDS encoding sulfurtransferase: MSYAHPEVLVDTEWVSQNPPNENRKLVEVDYDPVNGYEKGHINGATLIWWKRDINDPVTRDIISKKEFEALMSKNGITADTEVILYGDFNNWFAAFVFWVFKIYGHENLKIMNGGRKKWELENKEYTTDEPQIAATNYVAQPPDEGLRAYLFDVSRALGKEDTVMVDVRSPAEFSGQITAPPEYPMEHAQRGGHIPDANNIPWATAVNDADGTFKAVEELKQNYEPKGVTPDKDVICYCRIGERSSHSWFVLKYLLGYPKVRNYDGSWTEWGNMIGNPVEK, encoded by the coding sequence ATGAGTTACGCACATCCTGAAGTTTTAGTTGATACAGAATGGGTATCGCAAAATCCTCCCAATGAGAATAGGAAATTAGTAGAAGTTGATTATGATCCTGTAAATGGATATGAAAAAGGACACATTAACGGTGCCACTTTAATTTGGTGGAAACGAGACATTAATGATCCTGTAACTCGAGATATTATCAGTAAAAAAGAATTTGAAGCATTAATGTCAAAGAATGGAATTACTGCCGATACTGAAGTAATTCTTTATGGTGACTTTAACAATTGGTTTGCAGCCTTTGTTTTCTGGGTTTTCAAAATTTATGGACATGAAAATCTCAAGATTATGAATGGCGGAAGAAAAAAATGGGAATTAGAAAATAAAGAATACACTACAGATGAACCACAAATCGCTGCAACGAATTATGTTGCACAACCTCCAGATGAAGGATTACGTGCATATCTATTTGATGTGAGTAGAGCACTAGGAAAAGAAGATACTGTAATGGTGGATGTAAGATCTCCTGCAGAATTCTCAGGCCAAATAACTGCTCCTCCAGAATATCCAATGGAGCATGCACAAAGAGGCGGTCATATTCCTGACGCAAATAACATTCCATGGGCAACAGCAGTTAATGATGCTGATGGTACATTCAAAGCAGTTGAAGAATTAAAACAAAATTATGAACCAAAAGGTGTAACTCCGGATAAAGATGTCATTTGCTATTGTAGAATTGGAGAGCGTTCATCACACAGTTGGTTTGTACTAAAATATCTACTTGGATATCCTAAGGTCCGAAATTATGATGGTTCTTGGACTGAATGGGGAAACATGATAGGAAATCCTGTGGAAAAATAA
- a CDS encoding 4Fe-4S binding protein: protein MSLLLKDRVWSMEAPTAKRGVYPLHGFKLGLYRLPIKLEEIPEIKSVHDGLKKAFEMDMYADRIFATYRWKEQNMDNPDAKGYEEVDLSVTVEIVTGEVVDIIYQIFPIEKFGDPNWVKDYRKKADHFAKMVIDTILRNTILADKMISYFAKTEKISEVAAIQKLEELTPLAKIVLGAKPKPVEAKDDEEEEDDSSIEIPDGAKPGPIDVDYKSKMKPSAAYEAAEHTIKTWGRRGTSNGIMGVWGEFVSVDYDICIADGGCIEACPVGVYEWFDTPGNPASEKKPLMSKEPDCIFCLACEGVCPPQAIKIYEQK, encoded by the coding sequence ATGTCCTTACTTCTCAAAGATCGAGTTTGGTCAATGGAAGCACCCACTGCAAAACGTGGAGTATATCCGTTACATGGATTTAAGCTTGGGTTATACCGATTACCAATTAAGCTTGAAGAAATTCCTGAGATAAAATCTGTCCATGATGGCCTCAAAAAGGCTTTTGAGATGGACATGTATGCAGACAGAATTTTTGCAACCTATAGATGGAAAGAACAAAACATGGATAATCCGGATGCAAAAGGATACGAAGAAGTTGATTTATCAGTTACAGTAGAAATTGTAACTGGAGAAGTTGTAGACATTATTTATCAAATTTTCCCAATTGAAAAATTCGGTGATCCGAATTGGGTCAAAGATTACAGAAAGAAAGCAGATCATTTTGCAAAAATGGTCATTGATACTATTTTACGAAATACTATTTTGGCCGACAAAATGATCTCTTATTTTGCTAAAACTGAAAAAATTTCTGAAGTGGCAGCAATTCAAAAACTAGAAGAATTAACCCCTCTTGCAAAAATTGTTCTTGGAGCAAAACCAAAACCTGTTGAGGCAAAAGATGATGAAGAAGAGGAAGATGATAGTTCTATCGAAATTCCAGATGGTGCAAAACCTGGACCAATTGATGTTGATTATAAATCAAAAATGAAACCTTCTGCTGCATATGAAGCTGCAGAACACACAATCAAAACTTGGGGAAGACGTGGAACCAGTAATGGTATCATGGGTGTATGGGGAGAATTTGTTTCAGTAGATTATGATATTTGTATTGCCGATGGTGGATGCATTGAAGCATGTCCTGTAGGTGTTTACGAATGGTTTGATACTCCTGGCAATCCTGCATCTGAGAAAAAACCCTTAATGTCAAAGGAACCTGATTGTATTTTCTGTTTGGCATGTGAAGGTGTTTGTCCTCCACAAGCAATCAAGATTTATGAGCAAAAATAA
- a CDS encoding cellulose synthase family protein, translating to MAINPFTTFVFDLFIFSAIIITAYTVNFYYLAIISRTRKERHPTIDWGTPSVTIQLPIYNEKYVAKRLVDSVCNLDYPKEKMRIMVCDDSDDDTVELLGNVVDDYKKQGFQIEHVRRGTRKGYKAGALKHAMKTTDTDLVAIFDADFIPPTWFLKRAIPHFAKSNIGLVQCRWGHVNENYSALTQVQALSIDFHFLIEQKAKSNSHLFMNFNGTAGIWRRECIEDAGGWHTATLVEDLDLSYRAQMKGWKCLFLPDIVVDAELPAQMNGAKRQQFRWAKGSIQCAIKLLSDIGLKRNVGLEAKIQAFIQLTRHIVYPLVLIQFLTLPILLAAQVNLYVVSVLPAITLATYLAMGPGAYMIVIRGMYHKSWKSKAKLLPALLVYNAGMSVNNTVAVFDAVLGKKNEFHRTPKYGIVTKKDDWRDKAYNLPFTQTTLLEIFFGVYGIMGIFISIFSNNPVFVPIIAIQALGFFYIAYMSLSHTRFKRNKSSVNRPKTKKEKMANTIYKLSMIGIIGIIVFGAYMAVAGYNSDIYPLDRIRGNLDGIVASSDPNVIRDHLTSIQADLDIVMINLPETTDSDGKLISKNPVWIFGTESTNFIRIQNDVNSMFDGLDEISSISKDNSAYHTGMLDINDRALLLKANIMDATPYMYVSPANMMLSVIWIAAIIGIFAALKRKKDQLTKSDEE from the coding sequence ATGGCAATTAACCCTTTCACAACATTTGTATTTGATCTGTTTATTTTCTCTGCAATTATTATTACAGCATACACTGTTAATTTCTATTATCTTGCAATTATTTCTAGAACTAGAAAAGAAAGACACCCGACAATTGATTGGGGAACACCTAGCGTCACAATTCAATTGCCAATATACAATGAAAAATATGTAGCAAAAAGACTTGTAGATTCTGTTTGTAATCTGGATTATCCTAAAGAAAAAATGAGAATAATGGTATGTGATGATTCTGATGATGATACAGTTGAATTACTTGGAAATGTTGTTGATGATTACAAAAAACAAGGATTTCAGATTGAACATGTTAGACGTGGTACTAGGAAAGGATACAAAGCTGGTGCACTAAAACATGCAATGAAAACTACTGATACTGATCTAGTTGCTATTTTTGATGCTGATTTTATTCCTCCTACATGGTTCCTTAAACGAGCTATTCCACATTTTGCAAAATCTAACATAGGATTGGTTCAATGTAGATGGGGACATGTAAATGAAAACTATTCTGCACTTACTCAAGTTCAAGCACTAAGTATTGATTTTCATTTTTTAATTGAGCAAAAAGCAAAAAGCAATTCTCATCTTTTCATGAATTTCAATGGTACTGCAGGAATTTGGAGACGTGAATGCATTGAAGATGCAGGAGGTTGGCACACTGCTACACTAGTTGAAGATCTTGATTTAAGCTATAGAGCACAAATGAAAGGCTGGAAATGTTTATTCTTACCTGACATTGTGGTTGATGCTGAATTGCCTGCACAAATGAATGGGGCAAAAAGACAACAATTTCGTTGGGCAAAAGGCTCCATCCAATGTGCAATAAAACTACTTTCTGATATTGGTTTAAAACGAAACGTTGGATTAGAGGCAAAAATTCAGGCATTCATTCAACTGACTCGTCATATTGTTTACCCTCTAGTTTTAATTCAATTTTTGACTTTGCCTATATTACTAGCTGCTCAAGTTAATCTCTATGTAGTTAGTGTTTTGCCCGCAATTACACTTGCTACCTATCTTGCAATGGGACCTGGTGCATACATGATTGTAATTCGTGGCATGTATCACAAATCGTGGAAATCAAAAGCCAAATTATTGCCTGCTTTACTTGTTTACAATGCTGGAATGTCAGTTAACAATACTGTTGCAGTTTTTGATGCAGTACTTGGAAAGAAAAATGAATTTCATAGAACTCCAAAATATGGAATAGTTACAAAAAAAGATGATTGGAGAGACAAAGCTTACAATCTTCCATTTACACAAACAACTCTTTTGGAAATATTTTTTGGCGTTTATGGAATAATGGGAATCTTTATTTCAATATTTTCTAACAATCCTGTGTTTGTACCAATTATCGCCATTCAGGCATTAGGTTTTTTCTATATTGCTTACATGAGCTTGTCTCATACTCGCTTTAAAAGAAATAAATCCAGTGTTAATCGACCAAAAACGAAGAAAGAAAAAATGGCAAATACTATTTACAAACTTTCCATGATTGGAATTATTGGAATAATTGTTTTTGGAGCATATATGGCAGTTGCTGGTTATAATTCAGATATTTATCCTCTTGATAGAATCCGAGGAAATCTTGATGGAATTGTTGCTTCTTCCGATCCTAATGTTATTCGGGATCACTTGACATCTATTCAGGCTGATTTGGATATTGTTATGATTAATTTGCCTGAAACAACTGATAGTGATGGTAAACTGATTTCTAAAAACCCTGTTTGGATTTTTGGTACAGAATCTACAAATTTCATTAGAATTCAAAATGATGTAAACTCTATGTTTGATGGTCTTGATGAAATCTCTTCTATTTCAAAAGATAATTCTGCTTATCATACTGGAATGTTGGATATTAATGATAGAGCATTATTATTAAAAGCCAATATTATGGATGCTACTCCATACATGTATGTCAGTCCTGCAAATATGATGTTAAGTGTTATTTGGATTGCAGCAATCATTGGAATTTTTGCAGCTCTGAAACGAAAGAAAGATCAGCTTACTAAATCTGATGAAGAATAA
- a CDS encoding chemotaxis protein, which produces MATKTTKKKTATKTKKEPSPAAVLKKVASVSDSNKALQKEIKVMSKIFGENQKVLLSMKGMIDTLTSTLEHIQKQSKQINIIEDDTQKLYAGLNQVRSQSNLVNKINDQTSKLEKEISRISELQKSTKPQELSQQVEDSMNSIKNNSQMIIKIAQRIDEVRDDLRKVSGKTDSFLEIGSEMNSLKNTIEEISGKTEKLDTDSQIIESLKLELGRISEGITSNSNLNAELEAIKITIDSISSKASKIDSLGGVIDGLKQQFETISSKANSVDNLSLESIKELGGKIDKIETEIGALSQRADSTAFVGEGLKSVQEELSNFKENVFDKTNKIEQKISSVSDTLKRQDESTIEFHKKSEKLYEELQSVKNVTNKASSDSSKEMMALLKLSEYQSNIRMNAESKYGVSKDIENMASQTADIVNLFDRISIESGEKIPLPHEVRQWAVSKILDCADRWEIRFSDVYSILTNAIGRDMLKESIRIQQVRDIYGIRAVDELRKDLNIS; this is translated from the coding sequence ATGGCTACTAAAACGACAAAGAAGAAAACCGCAACTAAAACAAAAAAAGAGCCTAGTCCAGCAGCAGTGTTAAAAAAAGTAGCATCTGTTTCAGATTCCAACAAGGCTTTACAAAAAGAGATCAAAGTCATGTCAAAAATATTTGGAGAAAATCAAAAAGTTCTACTATCCATGAAAGGTATGATTGATACATTAACATCAACATTAGAGCACATTCAAAAGCAATCAAAACAAATCAACATTATTGAAGATGATACTCAAAAGCTGTATGCAGGATTAAATCAAGTTAGATCACAATCAAATCTAGTAAATAAAATCAATGATCAAACATCAAAATTAGAAAAAGAGATTAGCAGAATATCTGAATTACAAAAATCAACAAAACCCCAAGAATTATCTCAGCAAGTAGAAGACAGTATGAATTCAATTAAAAATAATTCTCAAATGATCATAAAAATTGCTCAGAGAATTGATGAAGTTAGAGATGATCTAAGAAAAGTTTCAGGGAAAACAGACTCATTTTTAGAGATTGGTTCTGAAATGAATAGTCTAAAAAATACAATAGAAGAAATTTCAGGAAAAACTGAAAAACTCGATACAGATTCCCAAATCATTGAGAGTCTAAAACTAGAATTGGGTAGAATATCTGAAGGAATTACATCTAATTCAAATCTCAATGCAGAATTAGAAGCCATCAAGATAACAATTGATTCGATCTCATCTAAAGCATCAAAAATTGATTCGTTAGGAGGAGTAATTGACGGCCTTAAACAACAGTTTGAGACAATATCCTCCAAAGCTAATTCTGTAGATAACTTGAGTCTAGAATCAATCAAAGAATTAGGAGGGAAAATAGACAAAATTGAGACTGAAATTGGCGCCCTATCTCAAAGAGCAGATTCAACAGCATTTGTTGGAGAAGGATTAAAATCAGTTCAGGAAGAACTTTCAAATTTCAAAGAAAATGTGTTTGATAAAACTAACAAGATTGAACAAAAAATATCATCAGTCTCAGACACTCTAAAAAGACAAGATGAATCCACAATAGAGTTTCATAAGAAATCTGAAAAACTCTATGAAGAATTACAATCAGTCAAGAATGTCACAAACAAAGCATCTAGTGATTCCTCAAAAGAAATGATGGCGTTGTTAAAACTATCAGAATATCAATCAAACATCAGAATGAATGCAGAATCAAAATACGGTGTTTCTAAAGATATAGAAAATATGGCATCACAAACTGCAGACATTGTAAATCTGTTTGATAGAATTTCCATTGAATCAGGAGAAAAAATCCCATTACCACATGAAGTTAGACAGTGGGCAGTAAGTAAAATTCTAGATTGCGCAGATAGGTGGGAAATTAGATTTAGTGATGTTTACTCAATTTTGACAAATGCAATAGGAAGAGACATGCTAAAAGAGTCAATTAGAATTCAACAAGTTAGAGACATTTACGGTATTAGAGCTGTAGATGAGCTTAGAAAAGATCTGAATATTTCTTAA
- a CDS encoding cation:proton antiporter has product MQSLPLQLDSSGIHSSLNNTVSSLIEQITPELPHTSFVTDLAFIMIIGAVVTLAFFKIKQPLIIGYLFAGMLIGPLSPFWSWVLPEGGPPTDVLEGVGILSDISALNLFAEIGVILLLFVIGIEFPYAKIKSIGRVAIGVGTIGLFSTLGVLFYTATALGLAFMDALFIAAALSISSTAIIVKLLEEMGKIKKESSILVLGILIVEDVIAVILISSLQSIALVGTVSIESILVVVLVATGLIVGTFTIGTRVIPPLIDKVAAAEHREILLLSVLGVCFGYALLANIVGLSVAIGAFLAGVLVAESKSAEVAKLLSSPIKDMFVAIFFISVGALMDVSQLENYIFVAIALIAVATGMKFGGNMIGNMIFRQKRGKAMRSAFTLAAPRGEFSIVIVKVGVDIGAVSAFLFPLIGIISIITAFISPFLVKAGDKIIPALEEQNNV; this is encoded by the coding sequence ATGCAAAGCCTTCCACTACAATTAGATTCAAGTGGAATTCATAGCTCTTTGAACAATACTGTTTCTAGTTTAATTGAACAGATTACTCCCGAACTTCCTCATACTAGTTTTGTTACTGATTTAGCTTTTATCATGATAATTGGTGCAGTTGTAACTCTGGCATTTTTTAAAATCAAACAACCCCTGATCATTGGTTATCTTTTTGCAGGTATGTTGATTGGACCGCTATCTCCTTTTTGGTCTTGGGTTTTACCTGAAGGTGGGCCCCCTACTGATGTTTTAGAGGGTGTTGGAATATTGTCTGATATTTCTGCATTGAATCTTTTTGCAGAAATTGGTGTAATTTTACTTCTTTTTGTAATTGGAATTGAATTTCCTTATGCCAAAATCAAAAGCATAGGTCGTGTTGCAATTGGAGTTGGAACCATTGGATTGTTTTCCACTTTGGGTGTGTTGTTCTATACTGCGACTGCTCTTGGGCTGGCATTTATGGATGCATTGTTTATTGCAGCTGCATTATCTATATCCAGTACTGCAATTATTGTCAAACTTTTAGAAGAGATGGGAAAGATCAAAAAAGAATCATCTATTCTGGTTTTGGGTATCTTGATTGTAGAAGACGTCATAGCAGTAATTTTAATTTCTTCATTACAATCTATTGCTTTAGTAGGAACTGTTTCTATAGAATCAATACTTGTTGTTGTACTAGTTGCAACTGGTTTAATTGTGGGAACATTCACTATTGGAACTCGTGTAATTCCCCCTCTGATTGATAAGGTTGCAGCTGCAGAGCATCGTGAAATTTTACTTCTTAGTGTTCTTGGGGTATGTTTTGGGTATGCTTTATTGGCAAATATCGTAGGACTCTCAGTAGCAATTGGGGCATTTTTGGCTGGTGTTTTAGTTGCTGAATCAAAATCTGCTGAAGTTGCAAAACTGCTTTCTAGTCCTATCAAAGATATGTTTGTAGCAATCTTCTTTATTTCGGTCGGTGCTTTGATGGATGTTTCACAGCTTGAAAATTATATTTTTGTAGCCATAGCTTTGATTGCTGTAGCTACTGGAATGAAGTTTGGAGGAAACATGATTGGAAATATGATTTTCAGACAAAAACGTGGAAAGGCTATGCGTTCTGCGTTTACTTTAGCAGCTCCTAGAGGAGAATTTTCAATTGTAATTGTGAAAGTTGGTGTTGATATTGGTGCAGTTAGTGCTTTCTTGTTTCCGTTAATTGGTATAATCTCTATAATCACTGCCTTTATTTCTCCATTTTTAGTAAAAGCTGGTGATAAAATAATACCTGCACTAGAAGAGCAAAATAATGTCTGA
- a CDS encoding 50S ribosomal protein L16: MHGANYRDGTGQVFTRKEYIKGKPQIKIAKFQGGKRGTYQYCVQLLINEKIQIRHMAIESTRLAANKTLEKTTGESGYYSRLRIYPHNLLRENKQIATAGADRVSEGMRRSWGKAVSLGARVKQGQCIMELYVNGDAHVEAAKKALHGACVKLPGTPQIKVIEWNKLSP; this comes from the coding sequence ATGCATGGTGCAAACTATCGAGATGGAACTGGACAAGTCTTTACCAGAAAAGAGTACATCAAAGGTAAGCCACAAATTAAAATTGCAAAATTTCAAGGTGGAAAAAGAGGAACATATCAATATTGTGTTCAATTATTAATCAATGAAAAAATTCAGATTAGACATATGGCTATCGAGTCTACAAGATTAGCAGCAAACAAAACACTTGAAAAAACCACAGGTGAATCAGGTTATTATTCAAGATTAAGAATTTATCCACACAATCTTCTTAGAGAAAACAAACAGATTGCAACTGCAGGTGCAGATAGAGTTTCTGAAGGAATGCGAAGATCATGGGGTAAAGCAGTTAGTTTAGGTGCAAGAGTAAAACAAGGTCAATGCATTATGGAATTGTATGTTAATGGTGATGCACATGTTGAAGCTGCAAAGAAAGCACTTCACGGAGCATGTGTAAAATTACCAGGAACACCACAAATAAAGGTCATTGAATGGAATAAACTATCCCCATAG
- the endA gene encoding tRNA-intron lyase: MEDAPVVNGDLVSDQVCISNKNMIHELDLKGFGEIESEKLFLKSFETLYLLYTKKLILKKGKKSIDFDFFMNMCQKIDFEILTKFLIYRDLRNRGYVVKDGFGFGFDFRVYERGHYGEKGAKFLVFGLNEGQQEKMGTLQKKVEEITQMGKEPIIAVIDRRGEVIYYKINRMNFYENKARLEESFNL, from the coding sequence ATGGAAGATGCCCCTGTTGTTAATGGAGATCTGGTTTCAGATCAAGTATGTATTTCTAATAAAAATATGATTCATGAACTTGATTTGAAGGGTTTTGGAGAAATTGAAAGCGAGAAATTGTTTTTGAAATCTTTTGAAACTCTTTATCTGTTATACACAAAAAAACTCATTTTAAAAAAAGGAAAAAAATCGATTGATTTTGATTTCTTTATGAATATGTGTCAAAAAATTGATTTCGAAATTCTAACAAAGTTTTTGATATATCGTGATTTGCGAAACAGAGGTTATGTTGTAAAAGATGGTTTTGGTTTTGGATTTGATTTTCGAGTTTATGAGAGAGGACATTATGGTGAAAAAGGTGCCAAATTTCTTGTCTTTGGCCTTAATGAAGGTCAGCAAGAAAAAATGGGAACTTTGCAAAAAAAGGTTGAAGAAATAACTCAAATGGGTAAAGAACCTATAATTGCAGTAATTGATCGTCGTGGAGAGGTAATCTATTACAAAATTAACAGAATGAACTTTTATGAAAACAAAGCCCGCTTGGAAGAATCTTTCAATCTTTAA
- a CDS encoding DNA repair helicase, which yields MSLREIELKEEYRSDRNDIVAEFFFPCLSNCIEYDRCVDFLSIETLATIAMAFENFSIGKAKLRMITGHRFRTTDLNLFTKLFSEKYSKSFEGKLIKDSKIQKLQDIVNKGQIELKVAIPNSEQIADSFSERIGIFRDEHDQTVAFTGTSRESFSTQTRDFESVDVFTSWNDKSRVERKMKDFEELWDNKTKYVEVYDFMKAEGNSLLKYSSEWILQD from the coding sequence TTGAGCCTTAGAGAAATTGAATTAAAGGAAGAATATCGTTCAGATAGAAATGATATTGTAGCAGAATTTTTTTTTCCTTGTCTCAGTAATTGTATTGAATATGATAGATGTGTTGATTTTCTATCAATAGAAACGCTAGCAACCATTGCCATGGCTTTTGAGAATTTTTCCATAGGAAAAGCAAAATTAAGAATGATTACAGGGCACAGATTTAGAACTACAGATCTGAATCTTTTCACTAAATTATTTTCTGAAAAATATTCAAAGTCGTTTGAAGGAAAATTAATCAAAGATTCAAAGATTCAAAAACTTCAAGATATTGTCAATAAAGGCCAGATTGAATTAAAGGTTGCAATTCCAAATTCTGAACAAATTGCAGATTCATTCTCAGAAAGAATTGGGATTTTTAGAGACGAACATGATCAAACAGTAGCATTTACTGGAACTTCTAGAGAATCATTTTCAACCCAAACACGAGATTTTGAATCTGTAGATGTGTTTACATCATGGAATGACAAATCCAGAGTAGAAAGAAAGATGAAGGATTTTGAAGAATTATGGGACAATAAAACCAAATATGTCGAAGTGTATGATTTTATGAAAGCCGAAGGGAATAGTCTTTTAAAATATTCTTCGGAGTGGATTTTACAAGATTAA
- a CDS encoding CFI-box-CTERM domain-containing protein → MFLPTTVYSASSAELQTAYSQGQSDASKKYGECSGAADKDKNLGKSPDPSAASYEIVGTIINPYGASNRDLQDEWANGFVSKCSESYMSQFTYDSEYSGETQSFQSSGVCWNKGFSDGMNGGRPEPQKASDQLARSSVPFQKLSNAGASTEEKNEFIQSFSVGCKWHYTLGYEEFQKKSQEESAKDIIGSVQEDFDNLLGETEKKVTESIQGNTDQMADELGKSIGESIVPDVDLKSGGCLIATATYGTELAPQVQFMREIRDNTVLSTTSGAVFMTGFNQLYYSFSPTIADWERENPMFQEAVRAFITPMISTLSIMTLAEDGSEVQVLGLGISVIVLNLGMYIAIPAVIVWQVKEHI, encoded by the coding sequence TTGTTTCTACCAACTACTGTTTATTCTGCATCTTCTGCTGAATTACAAACAGCCTATTCTCAAGGACAATCAGATGCATCTAAAAAATACGGTGAATGCTCTGGTGCTGCAGACAAGGATAAGAATTTGGGAAAATCCCCTGATCCTTCTGCAGCTTCATATGAAATCGTGGGAACTATTATCAATCCATACGGTGCATCCAATCGTGATTTACAAGATGAATGGGCCAATGGATTTGTTTCCAAGTGTTCAGAATCTTATATGAGTCAATTTACTTATGACTCTGAATATTCTGGAGAAACTCAATCTTTTCAATCTTCTGGTGTGTGTTGGAATAAAGGATTTAGTGATGGTATGAATGGTGGTAGACCTGAACCACAAAAAGCTTCTGACCAACTTGCTCGTTCAAGTGTACCTTTTCAAAAATTGAGTAATGCTGGAGCCTCAACTGAAGAAAAGAATGAATTTATTCAAAGTTTTTCTGTAGGGTGTAAATGGCATTATACTCTAGGATATGAAGAGTTTCAAAAGAAATCTCAAGAAGAATCTGCCAAAGATATAATTGGATCAGTACAAGAAGATTTTGATAACCTACTGGGCGAAACTGAAAAAAAAGTTACAGAGTCCATTCAAGGTAATACAGATCAAATGGCAGATGAATTAGGAAAAAGTATAGGCGAATCTATAGTTCCTGATGTTGATCTAAAGTCGGGAGGATGTTTAATTGCAACTGCAACATATGGAACAGAGCTTGCACCACAAGTACAATTCATGCGAGAAATTAGAGATAACACTGTACTAAGTACAACTTCGGGTGCAGTATTTATGACTGGATTTAACCAATTGTATTATTCATTCTCACCAACAATTGCTGATTGGGAAAGAGAAAACCCAATGTTCCAAGAAGCAGTTAGAGCCTTTATCACTCCTATGATTTCAACACTATCCATTATGACCTTGGCTGAAGATGGTTCAGAAGTTCAAGTTTTAGGACTAGGAATTTCTGTAATTGTATTAAACTTGGGAATGTACATAGCAATACCAGCTGTTATTGTTTGGCAAGTTAAGGAACACATCTAA